A section of the Metabacillus endolithicus genome encodes:
- the radC gene encoding RadC family protein, producing the protein MKNQPAKRVNIVSLKLVKETSILYKERSIRSPEDGYKLMKHFLGDLDREAFIVISLDTKNQPVSINICHVGSLNASIVHPREVMKSAILSNAASIMVGHNHPSGNSSPSREDLDVTKRLAEAGKIVGIELLDHIILGDDEYVSIKEKGYV; encoded by the coding sequence ATGAAGAATCAACCAGCTAAACGAGTAAACATTGTCAGTCTAAAACTAGTAAAGGAAACAAGCATTCTTTACAAGGAAAGGAGTATCAGATCACCAGAGGATGGATATAAGCTGATGAAACATTTCTTAGGTGATTTAGATCGTGAGGCATTCATCGTCATTTCACTAGATACTAAAAATCAACCTGTTTCAATCAACATTTGTCATGTTGGAAGTCTTAATGCTAGTATCGTTCATCCAAGAGAGGTCATGAAGTCTGCGATCCTTTCCAATGCTGCTTCAATAATGGTAGGTCATAATCATCCTAGTGGAAACAGTTCTCCTTCAAGAGAAGACTTAGATGTTACCAAAAGATTAGCTGAAGCAGGGAAGATCGTTGGAATAGAACTACTTGATCACATTATCCTTGGTGATGATGAGTACGTGTCAATAAAAGAAAAAGGATACGTTTGA